A genomic region of Thermotoga sp. Ku-13t contains the following coding sequences:
- a CDS encoding alpha-mannosidase: MICHTHWDREWFAPSSVTNAWLKELFERLFDLVSKRKDYRYVLDGQTLIVEDLLSVAPEFEGKIRGLVSSGNFLMGPLYAQIDFRLSPEIAIIKNFEMGKKDMEKFGAKMNVAWMVDNFGFISQLPQLLNRYGIEGAFVWRGVKLKKPSIEFLWKSKDGSSVKCIFLIGGYRNLFGLSRTKDLAEKRLQHEIKKLRIFSLSGCVPLLDGYDLDTEAEDPREILGDKIVISTPQDFLREAFLKVPRPPEVEGELLSGKYACVFPGTLSTRVYLKLQSHTVAKLLRYVELLSFFDKERIDELHRMYLKTLIHDNICGVGIDKIHRDMTKTYRKLYSTLKKSFTEKLSKLAARIRRGIYVLSFSPFEYDHWYCDGEYCYRLKSDGAGIFGVNEFDRIRANQTLSFRNDHYEASFLPCGTLKINDTLTGIFKLERELGDSYSTDTERLEFSCRVLKIGVERSGEKHKIVRLERIVEAEDVFIETKERIVFDQTPLVKWFLTVKSSGKNYLLSFVTKTKDRDSKLLAKMPFDVVERKRIDDDLLPLDAGEKLNSVLLAAREVGSIRKFPFQGFVALQSEKTTAIMAKGVHQYGVNEEGDIEFDLVRSVEWIAKSGVGGRTGDAGPLMHVPDARCETTIDFELAFFQSKAQVRTEEFFKWFSLFDDPPVLFSVEREDDFGADSVEFFSFNLPWVCLENGGILVYNPYSRETHGLKPHQIGTLPLSSDLPGIDRGWVKIRIFNFPKFPRFVFKRVAWEEIIRLEAMIEEFRKRVQLLRDELKRIEKTSKRYHETMHRLLSEERTLLELEVSLALVRGRIPMRLMRRLNELRTKRRIYDYVVELLREGS; this comes from the coding sequence GTGATCTGTCACACGCACTGGGACAGAGAGTGGTTCGCACCATCTTCGGTGACGAACGCGTGGCTAAAAGAGCTCTTCGAAAGGCTTTTTGATCTGGTGTCAAAGCGAAAAGATTATCGCTACGTGCTGGATGGCCAGACGCTCATCGTCGAGGACCTGCTGAGTGTGGCGCCGGAGTTCGAAGGAAAGATCAGGGGGCTAGTCAGTTCTGGAAATTTCTTGATGGGTCCACTCTACGCACAGATAGACTTCAGGCTCTCTCCTGAGATAGCGATCATCAAAAACTTTGAAATGGGGAAGAAGGACATGGAAAAATTCGGTGCGAAGATGAACGTCGCCTGGATGGTGGACAACTTCGGCTTCATCTCCCAGCTTCCACAGTTGCTCAATCGTTACGGCATCGAAGGCGCGTTTGTCTGGAGAGGTGTGAAGCTTAAAAAACCTTCCATCGAGTTTCTGTGGAAATCGAAGGACGGTTCTTCTGTGAAATGCATCTTTTTGATAGGTGGCTACAGGAATCTGTTTGGACTTTCGAGAACGAAAGATCTTGCTGAAAAGAGACTGCAGCATGAGATAAAAAAGCTCAGAATTTTCTCACTCTCCGGCTGCGTACCGCTGCTGGATGGGTACGATTTGGATACGGAAGCCGAAGATCCGCGTGAAATACTGGGTGATAAGATAGTCATTTCAACGCCTCAGGATTTTTTGAGGGAAGCTTTCTTGAAGGTTCCACGCCCTCCTGAGGTGGAAGGAGAACTTTTGAGTGGAAAGTACGCGTGCGTCTTTCCGGGAACGCTTTCGACGAGAGTCTATCTGAAGCTTCAGTCTCACACGGTTGCCAAACTTCTCAGGTACGTCGAGCTGCTGAGTTTCTTTGATAAAGAAAGGATCGACGAACTCCACAGGATGTATTTGAAAACCCTCATTCACGACAACATCTGCGGGGTTGGTATCGACAAAATCCACAGAGATATGACGAAGACTTACAGAAAACTGTATTCTACACTCAAAAAGTCTTTCACAGAGAAACTGAGCAAGCTTGCAGCACGAATTCGAAGAGGCATTTACGTGCTCTCTTTCTCACCGTTCGAGTACGATCACTGGTACTGTGACGGCGAGTACTGTTACAGGTTGAAGAGCGATGGCGCCGGGATTTTCGGGGTGAACGAGTTCGACAGGATTCGAGCGAATCAGACACTTTCTTTCAGGAACGACCATTACGAAGCGTCTTTCCTGCCGTGCGGCACGCTGAAGATCAACGACACGCTGACTGGAATTTTCAAACTTGAAAGAGAGCTCGGAGACAGTTACTCGACGGATACAGAACGTTTGGAGTTCTCCTGTCGCGTGTTGAAGATCGGAGTTGAGAGGTCTGGTGAGAAACACAAGATCGTTCGACTGGAGAGAATCGTTGAAGCTGAGGACGTGTTCATTGAAACGAAAGAAAGGATCGTGTTCGATCAGACACCGCTGGTGAAATGGTTTTTGACCGTCAAATCCTCAGGGAAGAACTACCTTCTGAGCTTCGTCACGAAGACGAAAGACAGAGATTCCAAGCTGCTCGCGAAAATGCCGTTCGACGTCGTGGAGAGAAAGAGGATCGACGACGATTTGCTCCCCCTCGATGCGGGTGAAAAGCTCAATTCCGTGTTGCTGGCTGCAAGAGAGGTTGGTTCGATCAGGAAGTTTCCGTTCCAGGGATTCGTTGCCCTGCAGAGTGAAAAGACGACGGCGATCATGGCGAAGGGTGTGCACCAGTACGGTGTGAACGAAGAGGGGGATATCGAGTTCGACCTCGTCAGAAGCGTTGAGTGGATCGCAAAGAGCGGTGTGGGCGGTAGAACCGGCGACGCGGGACCTCTCATGCACGTCCCTGACGCAAGGTGTGAAACAACCATAGATTTTGAACTTGCGTTCTTCCAGTCGAAGGCACAGGTGAGAACCGAAGAGTTCTTCAAATGGTTCAGCCTGTTTGACGATCCTCCCGTGCTCTTTTCGGTGGAAAGAGAAGATGACTTTGGTGCCGATTCTGTCGAATTTTTCTCCTTCAACCTGCCCTGGGTGTGCCTGGAGAACGGTGGCATACTCGTTTACAATCCCTACTCAAGAGAAACCCATGGGTTGAAACCGCACCAGATCGGCACGCTACCTCTCTCATCGGATCTTCCAGGGATAGATCGAGGTTGGGTGAAGATCAGGATATTCAACTTTCCGAAATTTCCACGGTTCGTTTTCAAAAGAGTCGCGTGGGAAGAGATAATACGGCTCGAAGCGATGATAGAAGAGTTTCGAAAAAGAGTCCAGCTGCTCAGAGATGAATTGAAGAGAATCGAGAAGACTTCGAAACGGTACCACGAAACGATGCACCGCCTGCTCAGTGAGGAACGAACCTTGCTTGAACTGGAGGTCTCACTCGCGCTCGTTCGAGGAAGGATACCAATGCGCCTGATGAGACGGCTGAACGAACTCAGGACCAAACGCAGGATCTACGATTACGTCGTCGAGCTTTTGAGGGAGGGATCTTGA
- a CDS encoding glycosyltransferase, with amino-acid sequence MNYHNDIPEIGSCDIVVGIPSFNNAATIGYVATTAAGGIKKLGLKGLIANSDGGSTDETVDAFLSADTFELPKVSIRYKGIPGKGSAVRALFEIAHRAKARVFIMLDADLRSVQPWWIERMTLPILEERTDYVAPLYLRHKYDGTITNNVCYPLTSALYGVKVRQPIGGDFAVGSSLIETYLKKPERVWESNVARFGIDIWMTTIAINESKKPPVQAALGAKVHDVKDPGKQLQGMFVQVVQTLFELMIEYQNQWRSAEKLIDVEVHGEQPTQGVEEIVVDLAGLKEKAKKILGERSKELAEKLSFRREVLESVVLSGTLGAREWAETVYDFALAYRKERNESLVVDLLPFYFARVADFVERTRDMDSLAAEKLIEEQLHIFMEMKEVFKRRWFVDT; translated from the coding sequence ATGAATTATCACAACGACATACCGGAAATTGGAAGTTGTGACATTGTGGTGGGTATACCGAGCTTCAACAACGCCGCCACCATAGGTTATGTCGCAACGACTGCCGCAGGAGGCATCAAGAAGCTGGGATTGAAAGGTCTGATCGCGAACTCTGATGGAGGATCGACTGATGAGACCGTGGATGCGTTTCTGAGTGCAGATACGTTCGAATTACCGAAAGTTTCGATCAGGTACAAAGGTATACCCGGCAAGGGCAGCGCGGTCAGAGCACTTTTCGAGATCGCACACAGAGCGAAGGCAAGAGTTTTCATAATGTTGGATGCGGATCTGAGGAGCGTCCAGCCTTGGTGGATCGAGCGTATGACACTGCCCATCCTGGAAGAAAGAACGGATTACGTCGCGCCGCTGTATTTGCGACACAAGTACGATGGCACGATAACGAACAACGTCTGTTATCCTCTTACCTCGGCACTGTACGGTGTGAAAGTGCGCCAGCCTATCGGTGGAGACTTCGCGGTGGGTTCGAGCCTGATCGAAACGTACCTGAAGAAGCCAGAACGGGTCTGGGAGAGCAACGTGGCGCGCTTCGGAATCGACATATGGATGACGACGATCGCGATCAACGAATCGAAAAAGCCTCCCGTACAGGCCGCACTTGGCGCGAAGGTGCACGATGTGAAAGATCCGGGCAAACAGCTTCAGGGCATGTTCGTGCAGGTCGTTCAAACACTCTTCGAGCTGATGATCGAGTACCAGAATCAATGGAGAAGTGCTGAAAAATTGATAGACGTTGAAGTTCACGGCGAACAGCCGACCCAAGGAGTCGAAGAGATCGTTGTGGATCTTGCTGGTTTGAAAGAGAAGGCGAAGAAAATTCTGGGAGAAAGATCGAAAGAACTTGCGGAAAAACTCTCTTTTAGGAGAGAAGTATTAGAATCTGTAGTGCTGAGCGGAACGCTGGGTGCGCGGGAGTGGGCCGAGACGGTCTACGATTTCGCGCTGGCGTATAGAAAAGAGAGAAATGAATCGCTCGTCGTGGACCTTCTGCCTTTCTATTTTGCGCGCGTGGCGGATTTCGTCGAGAGAACCAGGGACATGGACAGCCTTGCGGCGGAAAAACTGATCGAAGAACAGCTTCACATATTCATGGAGATGAAAGAGGTGTTCAAAAGGAGATGGTTCGTTGATACTTGA
- a CDS encoding MurR/RpiR family transcriptional regulator, whose protein sequence is MILESLLSMYNRLSEAEKKVASYILERPDDVIHYSITEFARIVGVSETTIYRLVRKLKFDGYQSFKIELIRQTSGAKIYPKEGRDAFNEYLDQMRSFLERLPGTLKKDDVEKVADLVLQSQKTIFFGVGLSAVAAEYGSLLLSLLGFASFYYNDPHAQVIVATSLCEKDLVISVSHSGNIRDTVKSTQVAKDVGARTVAITAGIGSPLALTAEIVLYSPATSFEKYEFLRGNLGELVVVEILFRTILKKIYSQKEEHLNGLSEVLRPKRYEEEAR, encoded by the coding sequence TTGATACTTGAAAGCTTGCTCAGCATGTACAACAGATTGAGCGAGGCCGAGAAAAAGGTTGCTTCTTACATTCTTGAAAGACCGGACGATGTGATCCACTACTCGATAACGGAGTTTGCCAGGATCGTCGGGGTCAGTGAGACGACGATTTACAGACTCGTCAGGAAGTTGAAGTTCGACGGGTACCAGTCTTTCAAAATTGAATTGATCAGGCAGACCAGCGGTGCGAAGATCTATCCAAAAGAGGGCCGAGACGCTTTCAACGAATATTTAGACCAGATGAGGTCTTTCTTGGAGCGTTTGCCCGGCACGCTCAAAAAAGATGATGTGGAGAAGGTTGCAGATCTGGTCTTGCAATCTCAAAAGACGATATTCTTCGGTGTTGGGCTTTCGGCCGTGGCGGCGGAGTACGGGAGTTTGCTGTTGTCTCTGCTTGGCTTTGCGTCCTTTTACTACAACGATCCACACGCACAGGTCATCGTGGCTACGAGCCTTTGTGAGAAGGATCTGGTGATATCCGTCAGTCACAGCGGAAACATAAGGGACACCGTCAAGTCCACCCAGGTGGCGAAGGATGTGGGAGCCAGGACTGTGGCTATAACCGCGGGAATAGGATCACCGCTGGCCTTGACGGCCGAGATAGTTCTCTACAGCCCCGCTACGAGCTTCGAGAAATACGAATTCTTGCGGGGGAATCTGGGAGAACTGGTCGTGGTTGAGATACTGTTCCGAACGATCCTCAAGAAGATCTACTCCCAGAAAGAGGAACACCTCAACGGACTGTCCGAGGTGCTCAGGCCGAAGAGGTACGAGGAGGAAGCAAGGTGA
- a CDS encoding glycosyltransferase family 4 protein codes for MKVALVHFRAGFTDGVSLEMEKWKRVLEGLGHEVIYVAGEFDRVEGVEISSISMKNEENFWIHGNAFERLSVDEEAFQRRFEGYAEAIKNELEEKMPQVDLLIVNNIFSLGFNLAAAVALARWAREKDVKILAHHHDFYWERERYSRPQCGFVRRVLEEYFPPKGEKIRHVTINRLAQKELFQRKGIESMVVPNVFDFDQVAWQIDEYNDDLRSKLGIGKDLFVLHATRIVPRKAIEIAMDFTARLCEMVESKVHFVVAGFPEEESQDYYRKIVEKSKRMPYETHFVFDMVRSERSMDGRKYYSLWDMYAVCDIVTYTSVLEGWGNQLIEAVFARKPLVVFEYPVYKSDIAPVGFEFISLGDVAHYDVAEGFYKVDESKLEAAARRLKDLISEPEKLSKIVQKNFEIGKKHLSLQSLRERLEQILKTLK; via the coding sequence GTGAAGGTCGCACTCGTGCACTTCAGAGCCGGTTTCACCGACGGGGTTTCTCTGGAAATGGAAAAGTGGAAGAGAGTTCTCGAAGGGCTTGGACACGAAGTGATCTACGTGGCAGGTGAGTTCGATCGAGTCGAAGGGGTTGAGATCTCTTCGATCTCGATGAAGAATGAGGAGAACTTCTGGATCCACGGGAACGCCTTTGAAAGATTGAGCGTCGACGAAGAGGCCTTCCAGCGAAGGTTCGAAGGATACGCGGAAGCCATAAAGAACGAGCTGGAAGAAAAAATGCCACAAGTTGATCTGCTCATCGTCAATAACATCTTCTCGCTCGGATTCAACCTGGCGGCAGCTGTCGCACTGGCACGGTGGGCGAGAGAAAAGGATGTGAAAATCTTAGCTCACCACCACGACTTCTACTGGGAGAGAGAAAGGTATTCCAGACCGCAGTGCGGGTTTGTCAGGAGGGTTCTTGAGGAATACTTTCCTCCAAAGGGTGAGAAGATACGGCACGTCACGATCAACAGATTGGCTCAGAAGGAGCTTTTTCAAAGAAAAGGGATCGAGTCCATGGTGGTGCCGAACGTGTTCGATTTCGATCAAGTGGCCTGGCAGATCGATGAGTACAACGACGATTTGAGGTCAAAGCTTGGAATAGGGAAAGATCTCTTCGTCCTTCACGCCACCAGGATCGTGCCAAGAAAGGCCATCGAGATCGCCATGGATTTCACCGCGCGGCTCTGTGAGATGGTTGAAAGCAAGGTTCATTTCGTCGTGGCGGGTTTTCCGGAAGAAGAGTCGCAAGATTACTACCGTAAGATTGTGGAAAAGTCGAAGCGTATGCCTTACGAAACCCACTTTGTCTTCGACATGGTGAGGTCTGAAAGATCGATGGACGGAAGGAAATACTATTCCCTCTGGGATATGTACGCGGTCTGCGATATCGTCACCTACACTTCCGTACTTGAGGGCTGGGGAAACCAGCTCATCGAAGCGGTGTTTGCGAGAAAACCGCTGGTGGTGTTCGAATATCCCGTTTACAAAAGTGACATCGCACCAGTCGGGTTTGAATTCATCTCGCTCGGTGATGTGGCGCATTACGACGTAGCGGAAGGTTTCTACAAAGTTGACGAATCGAAGTTGGAGGCGGCGGCACGGAGGTTGAAGGATCTGATCTCAGAACCGGAAAAACTTTCCAAGATCGTGCAGAAGAACTTCGAGATCGGTAAGAAGCATCTTTCGCTTCAAAGCTTGCGAGAGCGACTCGAGCAGATCTTGAAAACGCTAAAATGA
- a CDS encoding HAD-IIA family hydrolase: MHPLNLQDIELFLLDMDGTFYVGERLISGAMEFLETVRSSGKKFMFLTNNSSRGPRQYVEKLRRLGVDVDESCVFTSGEATALFLLERYGRAKLFVLGTKALQETFVSYGHVVDWNEPQIVVLGYDTEVTYEKLAKACLLVRKGLPYVATHFDINCPSEEGPLPDAGSFIALIERSTGRVPDYVVGKPNPLMMQIISKRFSLPVSKIAMVGDRLYTDMEFAINSGAMAILVLSGETTKEDLVKSDTRPHLVVENIGVLAGMLRRG, from the coding sequence GTGCATCCTTTGAATTTACAAGACATAGAACTTTTCCTCCTCGACATGGACGGTACTTTTTATGTGGGTGAGAGACTGATTTCTGGCGCGATGGAATTTCTTGAGACTGTGAGATCTTCAGGAAAGAAGTTCATGTTCCTGACGAACAATTCGTCCAGGGGACCGAGGCAATACGTTGAGAAACTGAGGCGGCTCGGGGTGGACGTGGACGAATCCTGCGTGTTCACTTCCGGCGAGGCGACGGCGCTCTTTCTGCTCGAACGTTACGGTAGAGCGAAACTCTTCGTCCTGGGCACGAAAGCGCTTCAGGAAACATTCGTTTCTTACGGGCACGTCGTGGACTGGAACGAGCCACAGATCGTGGTGCTCGGTTACGATACAGAGGTGACTTACGAGAAGCTCGCGAAGGCGTGTTTGCTGGTCAGAAAAGGCTTACCTTATGTTGCCACGCACTTCGACATAAACTGCCCTTCCGAGGAAGGTCCCCTGCCGGATGCCGGCTCTTTCATCGCTTTGATAGAGCGTTCCACGGGAAGGGTTCCAGACTACGTGGTGGGAAAACCCAACCCGTTGATGATGCAGATCATTTCGAAAAGGTTCAGCCTGCCAGTTTCGAAGATCGCTATGGTGGGTGATAGACTTTACACAGACATGGAGTTCGCGATCAACTCCGGGGCCATGGCCATCCTGGTGCTGAGTGGTGAGACAACGAAAGAAGATCTTGTAAAGAGCGACACCAGACCGCACCTCGTTGTGGAAAACATAGGTGTTCTGGCGGGCATGTTGAGGAGAGGTTAA